One part of the Streptomyces ferrugineus genome encodes these proteins:
- a CDS encoding maleate cis-trans isomerase family protein, which produces MDISFLGGPRPQRGVGVVAPFDFALDRELWRWVPDEVSLHLTRTPFVPVEVSLDLARLVSEHETLSEGVRTLTAISPEVVAYACTSGSFVGGVAGERAMCEAMTQAGAVPSVTTSGALLEALTELGVRRVALVTPYTVSVTRALEEYVAEAGAVVTGCAYMGLTRHIWKVPYRDVADMARRAVRPGADALFISCTNLPTYDVIPQLEAELRIPVLSANQVTMWAALRRVGTRAVGSYQALIDPAARIYPTTRGGPVPPVLPDVPDVPEQEQQ; this is translated from the coding sequence ATGGACATCTCCTTCCTCGGCGGCCCCCGCCCGCAACGCGGTGTCGGAGTGGTCGCCCCGTTCGACTTCGCGCTGGACCGTGAGCTGTGGCGCTGGGTCCCGGACGAGGTCTCGCTGCACCTGACCCGAACGCCCTTCGTCCCGGTCGAGGTCAGCCTGGACCTGGCTCGCCTGGTCAGCGAGCACGAGACGCTGAGCGAGGGCGTCCGCACCCTGACCGCCATCTCGCCCGAGGTCGTCGCCTACGCCTGCACCTCCGGCAGTTTCGTCGGCGGCGTCGCGGGCGAGCGGGCGATGTGCGAGGCGATGACGCAGGCGGGCGCGGTGCCCTCCGTCACCACCTCGGGCGCGCTGCTGGAGGCGCTCACCGAGCTCGGCGTACGGCGGGTGGCGCTGGTGACGCCGTACACGGTGTCGGTGACCCGGGCCCTGGAGGAGTACGTGGCCGAGGCGGGGGCCGTGGTCACCGGCTGCGCGTACATGGGGCTCACCCGGCACATCTGGAAGGTGCCCTACCGCGATGTGGCCGACATGGCGCGCCGTGCCGTGCGCCCCGGCGCCGACGCCCTGTTCATCAGCTGCACCAACCTGCCGACCTACGACGTGATCCCCCAGCTCGAGGCGGAGCTGCGCATCCCGGTCCTCTCGGCCAACCAGGTGACGATGTGGGCTGCGCTGCGCAGGGTGGGTACTCGCGCGGTGGGGTCCTATCAGGCGCTGATCGATCCCGCGGCGCGGATCTACCCGACGACGCGGGGCGGGCCCGTGCCGCCCGTGCTGCCGGACGTGCCGGACGTTCCCGAGCAGGAACAACAGTAG
- a CDS encoding amidase, translated as MTDLTELTAVQLLDGYRKGEFSPVDATRAALERAERIQPEVNAFVRLTADEALAQAGESAGRWRRGAPAGLLDGVPVTVKDILLMRGGPTLKGSKTISDQGHWDEDAPSVARLREHGAVFLGKTTTPEFGWKGVTDSPLSGVTRNPVDPTRTAGGSSGGAAAAVALGAGPLALGTDGGGSVRIPAAFCGVFGLKPTYGRVPLYPASAFGTLAHVGPMTRDAADAALLLDVIGMPDSRDWSALASAPGSFVTALSSGVHGLRVAYSPSFGGQVAVRPAVASAVRRAVERLAGLGAYVEETDPDFTDPVDAFHTLWFTGAARVTQHLGPHQRELLDPGLREICAAGARRSALDYLAAVDVRMELGRRMGRFHDSYDLLVTPTLPITAFEAGTEVPKASGHRRWTGWTPFTYPFNLTQQPAASVPVGADGDGLPVGLQIVAARHRDDLVLRAAHALYAAGVTEVASPSRRIIHNERSGASPS; from the coding sequence ATGACGGATCTCACCGAACTGACCGCCGTACAACTCCTCGACGGTTACCGAAAAGGGGAGTTCAGCCCCGTCGACGCCACCCGTGCCGCCCTGGAGCGGGCCGAGCGGATCCAGCCGGAGGTCAACGCCTTCGTACGCCTGACCGCCGACGAGGCCCTCGCGCAGGCCGGCGAGTCGGCCGGGCGCTGGCGGCGCGGCGCCCCGGCCGGTCTGCTGGACGGGGTCCCGGTCACCGTGAAGGACATCCTGCTGATGCGCGGCGGTCCGACGCTGAAGGGCTCGAAGACCATCTCCGACCAGGGCCACTGGGACGAGGACGCGCCTTCCGTGGCACGGCTGCGCGAGCACGGCGCCGTCTTCCTCGGCAAGACGACCACCCCCGAGTTCGGCTGGAAGGGCGTCACCGACTCGCCGCTGTCCGGCGTCACCCGCAACCCCGTCGACCCGACCCGCACCGCCGGCGGCTCCAGTGGCGGCGCGGCGGCGGCCGTGGCGCTCGGCGCGGGCCCGCTCGCGCTGGGCACGGACGGCGGCGGCAGTGTCCGTATCCCGGCGGCCTTTTGCGGCGTCTTCGGCCTGAAGCCGACGTACGGCCGTGTCCCCCTGTACCCGGCGAGCGCCTTCGGCACCCTGGCGCACGTCGGCCCGATGACCCGGGACGCGGCGGACGCGGCGCTGCTCCTGGACGTCATCGGCATGCCCGACTCCCGCGACTGGTCGGCGCTCGCGTCGGCGCCGGGCTCCTTCGTCACGGCCCTGTCCAGTGGGGTGCACGGCCTGCGGGTCGCCTACTCGCCGTCCTTCGGCGGCCAGGTGGCGGTGCGTCCGGCGGTCGCGTCGGCGGTGCGGCGGGCGGTGGAGCGGCTGGCGGGGCTGGGGGCGTACGTCGAGGAGACCGACCCCGACTTCACCGACCCGGTGGACGCCTTCCACACCCTGTGGTTCACCGGGGCGGCCCGGGTGACCCAGCATCTGGGCCCGCACCAGAGGGAGCTGCTCGACCCCGGGCTGAGGGAGATCTGCGCGGCCGGGGCCCGGCGCTCGGCGCTGGACTATCTGGCCGCGGTGGACGTCCGTATGGAACTGGGCCGCCGTATGGGCCGTTTCCACGACTCCTACGACCTGCTGGTCACCCCGACCCTGCCGATCACGGCGTTCGAGGCGGGCACCGAGGTCCCCAAGGCCTCCGGACACCGCCGGTGGACCGGCTGGACGCCGTTCACCTACCCCTTCAACCTGACCCAGCAGCCGGCGGCGAGCGTCCCCGTCGGCGCGGACGGGGACGGGCTGCCGGTGGGCCTGCAGATCGTGGCGGCGCGGCACCGGGACGACCTGGTGCTGCGGGCGGCGCACGCACTGTACGCGGCCGGGGTCACCGAGGTGGCGTCTCCATCGCGTCGCATCATTCACAACGAACGGTCCGGGGCTTCCCCCTCTTAG
- a CDS encoding methyltransferase domain-containing protein translates to MTNTTDGGRAQTLADRLAASGQLTAPWRAVYEAVPRHLFVPDVAWAVPDGPEPGYAIDRDQDAARWWDAVYSDTSIVTQIDDGAGDLRTGKGTPSCSCSAPGIVFSSLDVLDVHAHHRVLEIGTGTGWTASLLSCRVGERNVVSVEVDAQVAAQADKNITAAAYAPRLIVGDGAEGGLDGAPYDRVHATCAVGTIPYAWVEQTRPGGVIVAPWEPLYGPGQLARLVVDGDGRAVGRFPGFASYMMLRSQRHTTLWAPHHTEAARQATTRLDPRAVAIGPYAADLVVGALVPGVARIPAPADDGSGAFSLLLVEADQDDGAWAAADYAPGEPEYRVTWHGTRNLWQEVEDAYLTWVSWGQPDRDRLGMTVTPESQHLWLDHPDHRLTSI, encoded by the coding sequence ATGACGAACACGACCGACGGAGGGCGCGCGCAGACTCTTGCGGACCGCCTTGCCGCATCGGGTCAGCTCACCGCACCATGGCGGGCCGTCTACGAGGCGGTGCCGCGGCACCTGTTCGTGCCAGACGTCGCTTGGGCGGTACCCGACGGACCCGAGCCGGGATACGCCATCGACCGCGACCAGGATGCCGCCCGCTGGTGGGACGCGGTGTACTCGGACACCTCGATCGTCACCCAGATCGACGACGGCGCGGGCGACCTTCGCACCGGCAAGGGCACGCCGAGCTGCTCGTGCTCGGCGCCGGGCATCGTCTTCTCCAGCCTCGATGTGCTCGACGTACACGCCCACCACCGAGTGCTGGAGATTGGGACCGGCACGGGGTGGACAGCCTCCCTGCTCTCCTGCCGCGTCGGCGAGCGGAACGTGGTGTCCGTCGAGGTCGACGCACAGGTTGCGGCCCAGGCGGACAAGAACATCACGGCCGCCGCGTACGCACCTCGCCTGATCGTGGGCGACGGGGCCGAGGGCGGGCTGGACGGGGCACCGTACGACCGCGTACACGCTACGTGCGCGGTCGGGACGATCCCCTACGCCTGGGTGGAGCAGACCCGCCCCGGCGGAGTGATCGTCGCCCCCTGGGAGCCGCTCTACGGCCCTGGTCAGCTCGCCCGGCTCGTTGTCGACGGCGACGGGCGAGCGGTTGGCCGCTTCCCCGGGTTCGCGTCGTACATGATGCTGCGTTCCCAACGGCACACGACGCTATGGGCACCGCACCATACCGAGGCAGCCCGCCAGGCGACGACCCGCCTCGACCCCCGGGCCGTCGCCATCGGCCCGTACGCCGCGGACCTGGTGGTCGGTGCGCTCGTGCCCGGGGTCGCCCGTATCCCGGCCCCGGCCGACGATGGGTCCGGCGCCTTTTCGCTCCTGCTCGTTGAAGCCGACCAGGACGACGGCGCATGGGCGGCGGCCGACTACGCCCCAGGGGAACCCGAGTACCGGGTCACCTGGCACGGCACTCGCAACCTCTGGCAGGAGGTCGAAGACGCCTACCTCACCTGGGTGTCGTGGGGACAGCCGGACCGCGACCGCCTCGGCATGACGGTCACACCCGAGAGCCAACACCTGTGGCTCGACCACCCCGACCACCGGCTCACCTCCATCTGA
- a CDS encoding D-2-hydroxyacid dehydrogenase, with protein MTSSAPGPSPASGPPTLLVLDAEPLPRLGRLTGRAQIEHADESTLAERLPHADVLLVWDFTSHAVRDAWPGEGPRPRWVHTASAGVDHLMCPELTESDTVVTNARGIFDQPIGEYVAALVLAMAKDLPTTLDLQRARRWRHREGQRVAGTRACVVGSGPIGRTIARTLKALDITTALVGRVPRTGIHGPDDLDRLMARADWVISAAPLTEQTHGMFDSRRFGMMQPSARFINVGRGQLVVEEALAEALTKRWIAGAALDVFEHEPLGPDSPLWELPGLIVSPHMSGDTIGWRDELGLQFVELYERWEAGRPLLNVVDKQRGYVPGR; from the coding sequence ATGACATCGTCCGCCCCTGGTCCCTCCCCCGCTTCCGGCCCGCCCACGCTCCTCGTCCTCGACGCCGAGCCCCTTCCCCGCCTCGGCCGCCTCACCGGCCGCGCCCAGATCGAGCACGCGGACGAGTCGACCCTCGCCGAGCGGCTGCCGCACGCCGATGTGCTGCTGGTCTGGGACTTCACCTCGCACGCGGTACGCGACGCCTGGCCCGGCGAGGGGCCACGGCCGCGCTGGGTGCACACGGCGAGCGCGGGCGTGGATCATCTGATGTGCCCGGAGCTGACCGAGTCCGACACCGTGGTCACCAACGCGCGCGGGATCTTCGACCAGCCGATCGGCGAGTACGTCGCCGCGCTGGTGCTGGCGATGGCGAAGGACCTGCCGACGACCCTGGACCTCCAACGCGCCCGCCGGTGGCGGCACCGCGAGGGGCAGCGGGTGGCGGGCACGCGCGCGTGCGTGGTCGGGTCCGGGCCGATCGGCCGTACGATCGCCCGCACGCTCAAGGCCCTCGACATCACCACCGCGCTGGTCGGCCGGGTCCCGCGCACCGGCATCCACGGCCCCGACGACCTCGACCGGCTGATGGCCCGGGCCGACTGGGTGATCTCGGCGGCGCCGCTCACCGAGCAGACGCACGGCATGTTCGACTCCCGCCGCTTCGGCATGATGCAGCCCTCCGCCCGGTTCATCAACGTCGGGCGCGGGCAGCTCGTGGTGGAGGAGGCGCTGGCCGAGGCGCTGACCAAGCGGTGGATCGCGGGGGCGGCGCTCGATGTCTTCGAGCACGAACCGCTCGGTCCGGACAGCCCGTTGTGGGAGCTGCCGGGACTGATCGTCTCGCCGCACATGAGCGGGGACACCATCGGCTGGCGGGATGAACTCGGACTTCAGTTCGTGGAGTTGTACGAGCGGTGGGAGGCGGGCAGACCGCTGCTGAACGTGGTCGACAAGCAGCGCGGGTACGTACCCGGACGCTGA
- a CDS encoding maleate cis-trans isomerase family protein, which yields MTALGFLYPGHSAEDDYPRIEQLLGGDIRVDLVHTDIGEDAHRVDALLRMGSAERLAAGVEALRLTGAEAVVWACTSGSFVYGWDGAHEQVRTLAVAAGMPASSTSFAFMHAVRELDVRRLAIGATYPDDVAALFAEFLTAGGAQVLSVRGSGIITAAEVGTWGEAEVFALAKEADTADAQAVLLPDTALHTAAHIPALEQELGKPVLTANQVSVWEGLRLTDRRVNAPALGALFSREPIVQV from the coding sequence ATGACCGCACTCGGATTTCTCTACCCGGGCCATTCCGCCGAGGACGACTATCCGCGCATCGAGCAGCTCCTCGGCGGCGACATCCGCGTCGACCTGGTGCACACCGACATCGGCGAGGACGCGCACCGGGTGGACGCGCTGCTGCGGATGGGCTCCGCGGAGCGGCTCGCGGCGGGTGTGGAGGCGCTGCGGCTGACGGGCGCCGAGGCGGTGGTGTGGGCGTGCACCAGCGGCAGCTTCGTCTACGGCTGGGACGGCGCCCACGAGCAGGTGCGCACCCTCGCCGTCGCGGCGGGCATGCCGGCCTCGTCGACGTCCTTCGCCTTCATGCACGCCGTACGGGAGCTGGATGTCCGGCGGCTGGCGATCGGCGCCACGTACCCCGACGACGTGGCCGCGCTGTTCGCCGAGTTCCTCACGGCCGGGGGTGCCCAGGTGCTGTCGGTGCGCGGCTCCGGGATCATCACGGCGGCCGAGGTCGGGACCTGGGGCGAGGCCGAGGTGTTCGCGCTGGCCAAGGAGGCGGACACGGCGGACGCCCAGGCGGTGCTGCTGCCGGACACGGCCCTGCACACGGCCGCCCACATCCCGGCCCTGGAACAGGAGCTGGGCAAGCCGGTCCTCACCGCGAACCAGGTCTCCGTGTGGGAGGGCCTGCGCCTGACGGACCGCCGGGTGAACGCGCCGGCGCTGGGGGCACTGTTCAGCCGGGAGCCGATCGTGCAGGTGTAG
- a CDS encoding LLM class flavin-dependent oxidoreductase, protein MAADEIRGEAQGTAPVPLSVLDLVTVSAGHTATDALRTSVELARLAESRGFHRHWVAEHHSMPGVASSSPAVILAHLAAHTTRIRLGSGGVMLPNHAPLVIAEQFGTLEAMAPGRIDLGLGRAPGTDGATAAALRRTDHLNEGADDFPEQLAELTRFLDDDFPDGHPYRRIHAVPGPVQATAPGGVQSPHRPPIWLLGSSGFSARLAGVLGLPFAFAHHFSARNTIPALDLYRESFQPSAVLDRPYALIGVSALATDEEHQARRQIKAAALSMIRLRTGRPGLIPTPEEAEAHEFTPMEREFADSWNANVVHGTPDEVRAGLDDLHKRTGADELMITSNAPGMEVRLRSYQLIADAYGLPTV, encoded by the coding sequence GTGGCGGCAGACGAGATCCGAGGCGAGGCGCAGGGCACCGCCCCCGTCCCCCTCTCCGTGCTGGACCTGGTCACGGTCAGCGCGGGCCACACCGCCACCGACGCCCTGCGCACCAGCGTCGAGCTGGCGCGCCTCGCGGAGTCCCGGGGCTTTCATCGCCACTGGGTCGCCGAGCACCACTCGATGCCCGGCGTCGCCTCCTCGTCCCCGGCCGTGATCCTCGCCCACCTCGCCGCCCACACCACCCGCATCCGCCTCGGCTCCGGCGGCGTCATGCTCCCCAACCACGCCCCGCTGGTCATCGCGGAGCAGTTCGGCACCCTGGAGGCGATGGCCCCCGGCCGCATCGACCTCGGCCTCGGCCGCGCCCCGGGCACGGACGGCGCCACGGCAGCCGCCCTGCGCCGCACCGACCACCTCAACGAGGGCGCCGACGACTTCCCCGAGCAGCTCGCCGAGCTGACCCGCTTCCTCGACGACGACTTCCCGGACGGCCACCCCTACCGCCGTATCCACGCCGTCCCCGGCCCCGTCCAGGCGACCGCGCCCGGCGGCGTCCAGTCCCCGCACCGCCCGCCGATCTGGCTGCTCGGCTCCTCCGGCTTCAGCGCCCGTCTCGCCGGCGTCCTGGGCCTGCCGTTCGCCTTCGCGCACCACTTCTCCGCCCGGAACACCATCCCGGCCCTGGACCTGTACCGGGAGTCCTTCCAGCCGTCCGCCGTCCTCGACCGGCCGTACGCCCTCATCGGCGTCTCCGCCCTCGCCACCGACGAGGAGCATCAGGCCCGCCGCCAGATCAAGGCCGCCGCGCTCAGCATGATCCGGCTGCGCACCGGCCGCCCCGGGCTCATCCCGACCCCCGAAGAGGCCGAGGCCCACGAATTCACCCCGATGGAGCGCGAGTTCGCCGACTCCTGGAACGCCAACGTCGTCCACGGCACCCCGGACGAGGTCCGCGCCGGCCTCGACGACCTCCACAAGCGCACCGGCGCCGACGAGTTGATGATCACCAGCAACGCGCCCGGCATGGAGGTGCGTCTGCGCTCGTACCAACTCATCGCGGACGCCTACGGGTTGCCCACCGTCTGA
- a CDS encoding AAA domain-containing protein translates to MTAVFDPGAAAAEATAAILHHTLHSEARGVVVDSPPGAGKSTLVVRAALELADAGRPLMIVAQTNAQVDDLVLRLAEKNPELPVGRLHSSDADPYDKALDDLPNVRKSAKAADLAGLAVVLSTAAKWAHVKVDEPWRHAIVDEAYQMRSDSLLAVAGLFERALFVGDPGQLDPFSIVGSEQWAGLSYDPSASAVTTLLAHNPDLPQHRLPVSWRLPASAAPLVSDAFYPYTPFRSGTGHEDRRLSFAVPSDGSGPDRVIDEAAESGWGLLELPARRTPRTDPEAVRAVAAVVRRLLDRGGAATSERSPDPAPLTADRIAVGTAHRDQAAAVRAALAELGVTDVTVDTANRLQGREYDVTVVLHPLSGRPDATAFHLETGRLCVLASRHRHACVVVCRAGVSELLDDYPSTEPVQLGTVVKFPDGWEANHAVLARLAEHRVAWRPG, encoded by the coding sequence GTGACCGCCGTGTTCGACCCCGGTGCCGCGGCGGCCGAGGCCACCGCCGCGATCCTGCACCACACCCTGCACAGCGAGGCGCGCGGTGTCGTCGTGGACTCCCCGCCCGGTGCCGGCAAGTCCACGCTGGTGGTCCGCGCGGCCCTCGAACTCGCGGACGCCGGTCGCCCGTTGATGATCGTCGCGCAGACCAACGCGCAGGTCGACGACCTGGTGCTCAGGCTCGCCGAGAAGAACCCGGAGCTGCCGGTGGGCCGGCTGCACAGCAGCGACGCCGACCCGTACGACAAGGCGCTGGACGACCTGCCGAACGTACGCAAGTCGGCGAAGGCGGCCGACCTCGCGGGCCTCGCGGTCGTGCTGTCCACGGCGGCCAAGTGGGCGCATGTGAAGGTCGACGAGCCGTGGCGGCATGCGATCGTCGACGAGGCGTACCAGATGCGCTCGGACTCGCTGCTCGCCGTGGCCGGGCTGTTCGAGCGGGCGCTGTTCGTGGGCGACCCGGGCCAGCTCGACCCGTTCTCCATCGTCGGCAGCGAGCAGTGGGCGGGCCTGTCGTACGACCCCTCGGCCTCCGCCGTCACCACCCTGCTGGCCCACAACCCGGACCTGCCCCAGCACCGCCTGCCGGTCTCCTGGCGCCTGCCCGCGTCCGCCGCGCCCCTCGTCTCCGACGCCTTCTACCCCTACACCCCCTTCCGCAGCGGCACCGGCCACGAGGACCGCCGGCTGTCCTTCGCGGTCCCGTCCGACGGCTCGGGCCCGGACCGGGTGATCGACGAGGCGGCGGAGTCGGGCTGGGGCCTGCTGGAGCTGCCCGCCCGGCGCACCCCGCGCACGGATCCGGAGGCGGTGCGGGCGGTGGCGGCGGTGGTACGGCGGCTGCTGGACCGGGGCGGCGCGGCGACGTCGGAGCGCTCACCGGACCCCGCGCCCCTGACCGCCGACCGGATCGCGGTCGGCACGGCCCATCGCGATCAGGCGGCGGCGGTCCGTGCGGCGCTGGCCGAGCTGGGGGTGACCGATGTCACGGTGGACACCGCGAACCGGCTCCAGGGCCGCGAATACGACGTGACCGTCGTCCTCCACCCCCTCTCCGGCCGCCCCGACGCCACCGCCTTCCACCTGGAGACGGGCCGCCTGTGCGTCCTCGCCTCCCGCCACCGGCACGCCTGCGTCGTGGTGTGCCGGGCCGGGGTGAGCGAGCTGCTGGACGACTATCCGTCGACGGAGCCGGTGCAGTTGGGGACGGTGGTGAAGTTCCCGGACGGCTGGGAGGCCAACCACGCGGTGCTGGCGCGGCTGGCCGAGCATCGGGTGGCCTGGCGGCCCGGTTGA
- a CDS encoding putative bifunctional diguanylate cyclase/phosphodiesterase, whose product MRPIRRSSALRERAVSGTSEGPTPAADLIGPAVTDSSAQPPPGTGAPPYSSAFSAAPLAMAVVDREGLVAGANPTFADLLGTAPAELTGAVAADLVDLASDARAWHTYREVLRGRQAELRCTRRLKHPEGHSLWVQVTVAPLPGEASGGVLLSLSDISAHRELQDQLRHLRMHDPVTRLPNRTLFFEKLSAALEVESYDESGTTGRIGLCYLDLDGFKAINDTLGNRVGDKLLAAVAERLTHCAEQAGRTRSIPPLVARLGGDEFALLVEDSTGTEQLADLAESVLEALRAPFDLSGRRLSVSASIGVVERHAAGTTPTALMQAADTTLYWAKTDGKDRWTLFDPERNAHLITRQALAATLRPAIERGEFALEYQPLVGMEDGRLRGVEALVRWNHPQFGVLAPNRFIGLAEEDGSIVPLGRWILATACRQARAWQEAHPDEPPIFVSVNVAVRQVWDSDLVADVARILDETELAPHLLQLELTESAVMGSAGRPLQDLQALSDMGVRIAIDDFGTGYSNLAYLSRLPVSVLKLDGSFVRGFQYESDNNAAVPPNPADEVVVEAMIQLAHRLGLTVTAECVETLAQASRLRRIGCDTGQGWLYSRPVPPDRISELLGVRV is encoded by the coding sequence ATGAGACCCATCCGAAGATCGAGTGCACTGCGGGAGCGAGCGGTGAGCGGAACGTCCGAAGGGCCGACGCCCGCAGCAGACCTCATCGGGCCGGCCGTCACAGACAGTAGCGCGCAGCCTCCCCCCGGTACCGGGGCGCCGCCGTACTCCTCCGCGTTCTCCGCCGCGCCGCTGGCGATGGCCGTGGTCGACCGCGAGGGCCTGGTGGCGGGCGCCAACCCGACCTTCGCCGACCTGCTGGGCACGGCACCGGCGGAGCTGACCGGCGCCGTCGCCGCCGACCTGGTGGACCTGGCCTCCGACGCCCGCGCCTGGCACACGTACCGCGAGGTGCTGCGCGGCCGCCAGGCCGAACTGCGCTGCACACGACGCCTGAAGCACCCGGAGGGCCACTCCCTGTGGGTCCAGGTCACGGTCGCGCCGCTGCCCGGCGAGGCGTCCGGCGGCGTCCTGCTCTCCCTCTCCGACATCAGCGCCCACCGCGAACTCCAGGACCAACTGCGGCACTTGCGGATGCACGACCCGGTGACCCGGCTGCCCAACCGCACCCTGTTCTTCGAGAAGCTGTCGGCGGCGCTGGAGGTGGAGTCGTACGACGAGAGCGGCACCACCGGCCGAATCGGCCTGTGCTACCTGGACCTTGACGGCTTCAAGGCGATCAACGACACCCTCGGCAACCGGGTCGGTGACAAGCTGCTCGCCGCGGTCGCCGAGCGGCTCACGCACTGCGCCGAACAGGCGGGGCGGACCCGCTCGATCCCGCCGCTGGTGGCCCGGCTCGGCGGTGACGAGTTCGCCCTGCTGGTCGAGGACTCCACGGGCACCGAGCAACTGGCCGACCTCGCCGAGTCGGTGCTGGAGGCGCTGCGGGCCCCCTTCGACCTGTCCGGCCGGCGCCTTTCGGTGTCGGCCTCGATCGGCGTCGTGGAGCGCCACGCGGCCGGCACCACCCCGACCGCCCTGATGCAGGCCGCCGACACCACGCTGTACTGGGCGAAGACCGACGGCAAGGACCGCTGGACGCTGTTCGACCCCGAGCGCAACGCCCATCTGATCACCCGCCAGGCCCTCGCCGCGACGCTCCGACCGGCCATCGAGCGCGGCGAGTTCGCCCTGGAGTACCAGCCGCTGGTGGGCATGGAGGACGGCCGGCTGCGCGGCGTGGAGGCGCTGGTGCGCTGGAACCATCCGCAGTTCGGCGTACTGGCGCCGAATCGGTTCATCGGACTGGCCGAGGAGGACGGCTCGATCGTGCCGCTCGGCCGCTGGATCCTGGCGACCGCCTGCCGTCAGGCACGCGCCTGGCAGGAGGCGCACCCCGACGAGCCGCCGATCTTCGTGAGCGTCAACGTGGCGGTGCGCCAGGTCTGGGACTCCGACCTGGTGGCGGACGTCGCCCGCATCCTCGACGAGACCGAACTCGCCCCGCATCTGCTGCAGTTGGAGCTGACCGAGTCGGCGGTGATGGGCTCGGCGGGCCGGCCGCTGCAGGACCTTCAGGCACTCAGCGACATGGGCGTACGCATCGCCATCGACGACTTCGGCACGGGCTACTCGAACTTGGCGTATCTGAGCCGGCTGCCGGTGTCGGTGCTGAAGCTGGACGGTTCGTTCGTACGGGGCTTCCAGTACGAGAGCGACAACAACGCGGCGGTGCCCCCGAATCCGGCCGACGAGGTGGTGGTCGAGGCGATGATCCAGCTCGCCCACCGGCTGGGCCTGACGGTCACCGCGGAGTGCGTGGAGACGCTGGCGCAGGCCTCACGGCTGCGCCGGATCGGCTGCGACACCGGCCAGGGGTGGCTGTACTCGCGGCCGGTGCCGCCGGATCGTATCTCCGAGCTGCTGGGCGTACGGGTCTGA
- a CDS encoding M6 family metalloprotease domain-containing protein: MSREPLPEVHVPRQFPLLRGMGLLRDRPRLRSTAAVFTTMSALAATSLVVGPSVAEPFDSAPCALERTDAHHSEGLDTWNASYPRPTRGLNAVMVFLSFPDSPPQTTPAELTADHFPATTHFFERASYGRFTLRPHPLRHWLRMPRPSTAYAIQRDWRVTDRAAYLRDALAVADREVDFSRYDIVYFVADPDAPGVDSDATKVVNLEAPLRADGKDIRRVVTVFENHPPDRLVLAHETGHVFDLPDLYHRPADGKGDWDTYVGDWDLMGSQFGMAPDLFGWHKWKLGWLEPRQVVCVQGSGSGAVRLTLEPLSAGPGGAVQTGVAAAGQGFGSYGSRGTRGALPGFGLGNGVKLAVVRTGPESALAFEVRGPVGNDAQTCRQGVLVYRVRSETESGGGPVEVIDAHPHSEACWEESVYPPLADAPVGLGESFTVPGEGVRVEVEGRTASGAWTVKIATAG, from the coding sequence GTGTCCCGCGAACCGCTCCCGGAGGTCCACGTGCCGCGTCAGTTCCCCCTGCTCCGTGGGATGGGCCTGCTGCGGGACCGACCCCGACTGCGCAGCACCGCCGCGGTGTTCACCACGATGTCGGCGCTCGCCGCGACCTCCCTGGTCGTCGGCCCCTCGGTCGCCGAACCCTTCGACTCGGCACCCTGCGCCCTCGAACGCACGGACGCCCACCACTCGGAGGGCCTGGACACCTGGAACGCCTCCTATCCGCGCCCGACCCGGGGGCTCAACGCGGTCATGGTGTTCCTGTCCTTCCCGGACTCGCCCCCGCAGACGACCCCCGCCGAACTGACGGCCGACCACTTTCCGGCCACCACCCACTTCTTCGAACGCGCCTCCTACGGCAGATTCACCCTGCGCCCGCATCCGCTGCGGCACTGGCTGCGCATGCCGCGCCCGTCGACGGCGTACGCCATACAGCGCGACTGGCGCGTCACCGACCGGGCCGCCTATCTGCGCGACGCGCTCGCGGTGGCCGACCGGGAGGTGGACTTCTCGCGCTACGACATCGTCTACTTCGTCGCCGACCCGGACGCGCCCGGCGTGGACTCGGACGCCACGAAGGTCGTCAACCTGGAGGCCCCGCTGCGGGCCGACGGCAAGGACATCCGGCGTGTGGTCACCGTGTTCGAGAACCATCCGCCGGACCGGCTGGTCCTCGCGCACGAGACCGGCCATGTCTTCGACCTTCCCGACCTGTACCACCGTCCGGCGGACGGCAAGGGCGACTGGGACACCTATGTCGGCGACTGGGACCTGATGGGCAGCCAGTTCGGGATGGCGCCGGACCTGTTCGGCTGGCACAAGTGGAAGCTGGGGTGGCTGGAGCCGCGGCAGGTGGTGTGTGTGCAGGGGTCGGGGAGCGGGGCAGTCCGGCTGACGCTGGAGCCGCTGTCGGCGGGGCCCGGCGGGGCGGTGCAGACGGGAGTGGCGGCGGCGGGACAGGGCTTCGGTTCCTACGGCTCTCGCGGCACCCGCGGGGCCCTGCCGGGGTTCGGGCTGGGCAACGGGGTCAAGCTCGCCGTGGTCCGTACCGGGCCCGAGAGCGCGCTCGCCTTCGAGGTGCGCGGTCCGGTGGGCAATGACGCGCAGACCTGCCGGCAGGGGGTGCTGGTGTACCGGGTGCGCAGCGAGACCGAGTCCGGGGGCGGGCCGGTCGAGGTGATCGACGCCCATCCGCACAGCGAGGCCTGCTGGGAGGAGTCCGTGTACCCACCGCTCGCGGACGCACCGGTCGGGCTCGGCGAGAGCTTCACGGTGCCGGGGGAGGGAGTCCGGGTGGAGGTGGAGGGACGGACGGCCTCGGGGGCGTGGACGGTGAAGATCGCGACGGCCGGGTGA